A genomic segment from Colletotrichum higginsianum IMI 349063 chromosome 5, whole genome shotgun sequence encodes:
- a CDS encoding Mitochondrial gtpase: MLPTAARWAFAPRLHFAVSESIPRSYYLGHHHAALREISSRLSDVGLVLECRDYRVPITSWNPVLDRAIAGRERIVVYTHRDLGADSPAAVEHALRRFHRGHSVVGGTPQRVIFWRKDDPASTKQLLSEIRSVAHSVDSLTGMRALVVGMPNVGKSTLLNKLRVHGMHKKPNVARVGAQPGVTRKLGSPVRILDSEGDGGMGLGEGVFVLDTPGVFMPYVSEAENMVKLALVGSVKDDRIPMEILADYLLYRLNLTDPSAYAKYSEPTNEVNDLLLGVARKTGKLKAGGEANADSAADWIIKQWRAGNLGKFVLDDISDEAFKEKELAREGQGPLSMNQARRKEKEARKERALNKAKAI, translated from the coding sequence ATGCTTCCGACGGCCGCGCGCTGGGCCTTCGCGCCCCGCCTCCACTTTGCCGTTTCCGAATCCATCCCCCGCTCCTACTACctcggccaccaccacgctGCGCTGCGCGAAATTTCATCGCGCCTCTCGGACGTCGGCCTGGTCCTCGAGTGTCGCGACTACCGCGTCCCCATCACGAGCTGGAACCCAGTCCTCGATCGCGCTATCGCAGGCCGCGAGCGCATCGTCGTCTACACCCaccgcgacctcggcgccgacagccccgccgccgtcgagcacgCGCTGCGCCGCTTCCACCGGGGCCACTCCGTCGTCGGAGGCACGCCGCAGCGCGTCATATTCTGGCGGAAGGACGACCCGGCGAGCACGAAGCAGCTCCTCTCCGAGATCAGGAGCGTGGCGCACTCCGTCGACAGCCTGACGGGCATGCGCGCGCTGGTCGTCGGCATGCCCAACGTGGGCAAGAGTACGCTGCTGAACAAGCTTCGTGTGCACGGCATGCACAAGAAGCCAAACGTCGCTAGAGTCGGCGCGCAGCCCGGCGTCACGCGCAAGCTGGGGTCGCCGGTACGCATCCTCGACTCCGAGGGGGACGGCGGCatgggcctcggcgagggcgtcttCGTGCTCGACACGCCCGGCGTTTTCATGCCCTACGTttccgaggccgagaacaTGGTGAAGCTCGCGCTCGTGGGCTCCGTTAAGGATGACCGCATCCCGATGGAGATCCTCGCCGACTATCTTCTGTACCGTCTCAATCTTACCGACCCGAGCGCCTATGCTAAATACTCCGAACCGACGAACGAGGTCAACGACCTGCTCCTCGGGGTCGCGCGCAAGACAGGGAAGCTGAAGGCCGGCGGAGAGGCGAATGCGGACAGTGCAGCCGACTGGATCATCAAGCAGTGGAGAGCCGGGAACCTCGGCAAGTTTGTGCTCGATGACATCAGCGACGAAGCATTTAAGGAGAAGGAGCTTGCGAGGGAAGGACAAGGCCCGCTGAGCATGAACCAGGCACgaaggaaagagaaggaagcAAGAAAGGAGAGAGCCCTcaacaaggccaaggcgaTATAG